Proteins encoded together in one Etheostoma cragini isolate CJK2018 chromosome 11, CSU_Ecrag_1.0, whole genome shotgun sequence window:
- the cx30.3 gene encoding connexin 30.3, producing the protein MSWAALYSQLGGVNKHSTSLGKIWLSVLFIFRITILVLAAESVWGDEQSDFTCNTQQPGCKNVCYDHFFPVSHIRLWCLQLIFVSTPALLVAMHVAYRNRGDKRVMLASNGNEKMTENDLKTLKGRRLPITGPLWWTYTCSLFFRLIFEGGFMYALYFVYDGFQMPRLVKCEQWPCPNKVDCFISRPTEKTVFTIFMVSSSAICMVLNVAELCYLIAKAIIRCSARSNKRQLSYSHADSGTRDNALLQNKKNELLLSSTTDSTSNKMC; encoded by the coding sequence ATGAGTTGGGCTGCGCTCTATTCTCAGCTGGGCGGCGTCAACAAACACTCCACTAGTCTAGGAAAGATTTGGCTTTCCGTCCTTTTCATCTTCCGCATCACTATACTAGTTCTGGCAGCTGAGAGCGTCTGGGGGGACGAGCAGTCAGACTTCACATGCAACACGCAGCAGCCTGGCTgcaaaaacgtctgctatgaCCACTTCTTCCCCGTCTCGCACATCCGCTTGTGGTGCCTGCAGCTAATCTTTGTATCCACACCGGCCCTGCTGGTGGCCATGCACGTGGCTTACAGGAATCGCGGGGACAAGAGGGTCATGCTGGCCTCCAACGGCAACGAGAAGATGACAGAGAATGACCTGAAGACACTGAAGGGGCGGCGTCTGCCAATCACAGGCCCACTGTGGTGGACCTACACATGCAGCTTGTTCTTCCGCCTGATCTTTGAAGGTGGCTTCATGTATGCGCTGTACTTTGTCTACGACGGCTTCCAGATGCCCCGGCTGGTGAAGTGCGAGCAGTGGCCTTGCCCCAACAAGGTGGACTGCTTCATCTCCAGACCAACAGAGAAAACCGTCTTCACCATATTCATGGTGTCCTCATCGGCCATCTGCATGGTGCTGAACGTGGCCGAGCTGTGCTACCTCATCGCCAAGGCGATCATTAGGTGCTCTGCCAGGTCAAACAAGAGGCAACTGTCTTACAGCCACGCAGACAGCGGGACGCGGGATAATGCCCTTCTGCAGAACAAGAAGAACGAACTGCTGTtgtcttccaccactgattcgACCAGCAACAAGATGTGTTAA